Genomic window (Helianthus annuus cultivar XRQ/B chromosome 3, HanXRQr2.0-SUNRISE, whole genome shotgun sequence):
CATTCTTCAACTCTCCTTCTTAACTCATCTATGTtttcatggctgaagaattcaaCAAGCGTTGGAAAGTCAGAAGTATCAACATTCACACTTTCTTCATCACTGCAATCTTCAACTTCAACTCTATCATAGTTGTTAGCCTCTTCAACATATTTATACTGATAATCGGGCTGCTGATTGATGTAGAACTGATTCAGCTCTTCTTCGAAATCAAACTTGAAAGTACTTTCACAATGTGTGTCATCTTGATGATATCATCCAGAGTATACGTATGTCTGATTTCACCTTCTTCTACATCAGGTTCAAGACGCAGAATCAATTTTTCACTTTCATCAACATTTTTGTCATCAACATGCTCCCCCTCACCTTCAGCATTTTCTGGTTCTTCGTTGGCATCATCTTGAAGATAGTCATCAACATTTTCTTCATTTGACTCTTCAGTAACCTTGATACCTGAAGAACCCTGATCATTATCAttcccatcatcatcatcatcatcatcatcatcatcatcatcatcatcatgactACTAGCAGAAAACACGTCATCTGCATCATCTTTCTTAGCCTCATcatcttcctcttcttcatcatcctcatcaccttcttcatcttcatttATAACATCATCAACTTCAACATCTTCTTCAAAAATACCAGAAACTGCAGAAATAGGATGGGGATTCTAAATAGGTGATTCAGGAACAATTGCCAAAACAATTTCCCTTTCAGTAACTTCTGAAGCACCTTCAACATGAATGCCTTTACCTTGTTTTTCATCTCTGCTTCAATTGCAGCTTGACGAAGAGCTCTCACCTCTTCAACCTGAATTTCTTCAAActtttgttcaacagactttccaatcaaattctctaacactttgttcatcatatacATCACATGCTCTTTCTTTGCATTGGCAGCCTCTAACTCTTTCTTCTTTAGTTTGAAGTACTTATTCTGTTTGTCTCTCCGAGCTTTTTCCTCTTCCAACTCTGTAATACGAACTTTCATAATATCAATCTCAGCCTGATCAGCTTTAACTCTTTTCAACAATGACAAGTTTTCAGCTTCAACTGTCTTGACACGCTTTTCAAGTTTCTTTTCACGATCTTCCAACTTTTTATTCTCTACTAACACTTCTTCTACCTTTTTTTCCAACTTCTTCACCTGCTCATCATTCGCAAAACTGAAATCTCCAATATCATCAAGACCAATATTCTCCGGAACACGTGGAAAATTTTTGTATCCAGAAGAGCTAGGAGTTGTTTGTACTTGTGGTTGTGTAGTTGGAGGTGTTTGTAGAATATGTCGTGAGGTGATAACAGGTTGTTCATGTGTAGGTGTAGAAATATGTAGTTGGGATAAATGCAGTGGTTATTGATGTGGTGGTGATTGATGTGGTGGTGATTGATGTGTTGGTGGTGAAGTTTGTTTTGGTGGAGATTCATGTGGCGGTGATAgatatggtggtgatggtggttgttgTGGTTCAGGTGGTGTAGGTTGTTTTGGTTTTGATGTACGTTTAGGATCCATCTTGATTGTCAACTTTCGAACTTTTGGAGATACAATACGCTTTCTTGCACTAGCTTTCTTCCTACCTCCAGATGATGGTGGGGTTTGAGTATCTTGAACATGATCCGGAGATGGAATGTACAAATCATCATCTTTTTCttctctcctttttctctttagtttttctttttctatatcAGCCTTAATTCTTTTCAAACGTCCAGTTTCATCAATCTCTGATTCAGATGAGCTTGATGAACTTTTCTCTTCATTGTCACCTTCATTCTCACCAGCTGCAAAACTTTCTTTAAGAGATTTCAATATTTGTTCAGACTCAGGAGATAAACGAACATTATCTCCTTCACCATCAGCTTCTGGTTCTTCTTCCTCTGGTTCATCGACCAGTAAAGTCTCAACAACTTTCTTTTGACGTTTCTTCTTTGGTTGTGACGAAGAACCTTCTTCAATTTGAACTTTAGGAGTTGTCTTTCTGCTCCTCTTCTTCTTTTCCTCCTTTGTGAACCATTCATTACGTGTTGCTTTGAAACCAACTAATATTTTTAAATCATCTACTGCATTCTTTTCCTTTATTTCTTCCTCATTTCTCCATTTCAAATGATCAACAGGATCTGGATCTTGATAATCTGCACTCTTGATAAATCCGAAGAATTCAGCCTTTGTTGTTGATTCAGGATGATTTTTGTGATATCTGGATAACACAATCAGCGTTTCATTATCCATATGATATAATACCAACAAatcattattttcatttttctcaAGATCTGGATAGGCATGATCAATCATCATTTGTACAAATCTTGGATATAACCAAGTTTTGCTGCCTGAAGTAATGTTCTCCTTCATGTAATGAAAaataatctttgagaaatttacTTCTTGTTCAATACTAGTGCAGTAACCATGTTCATCTGATAGTCTCGCATCACATCATAACCACCCTTTCGATGACTGAGAGCATGAACGATTGAATGAATGAAAAACTTGTACGGCTTCGAGAAACATGATTTCAAATAGTTCGCACTATTCAGTGGTCCATTATAACCCATCCTTAACATGCATCCCTTGACCATCCTTTCTGGAAACTTTGTCGGAGAATCTTCATCATCAGGAAGATCTAATACTTCACGAACTAGCTGTTCTGAGATGACAATTTCTTTTTCTTGACTATTCAAGCTGACAATTGATGTTATCACTTTGTTTTCCTCATCATATTTGGTATTTTTCCAGAAACGCTCAATGTGAGATCTAAAAACATTATGTTGATTCATCAAAACCTTCTGGATAGGTAACCTCTTAATGAATTCCTGAATCTCTTTAAACACAGCCATCTTCGGTAACTTTTCATCGTAAACACAACAGATGTTGTGTAACGGATCAAACTGAACATTCGAAGCCTGAAATTTTCAACAAAAACACAATGTTAAACACTTTGAATAATTTTCAAAACAACATCATTCATTTACATCATACTTCATGCGAAATGACATTCAAACGAAATGATCAGTTTCAAGCGATATGACACTTCAAATGAAATGGTGCTTTCAAACGGAATGGCATTTTCAAACGGAATGACCAGTTTGAAACGGGATGACATTTTGAAACGAAATGGCCTGTTTGAAACGGAATAACCATCTGAAGCGAAATGACTcatcatttcgtttgaaatcatCTTTTCATTTCGTTTGAACTGTCATGTTTGAACAATAATTTTTCTCATGTTCTGATCATGAAATTGAAACCCTAAGAATGATCTATGACAAATTCCGAGTAAATGGGtatcttttattttcaatttAGACCAATCATCCATCCTAGATCTAAGTTCAAAGTTCCAGATCTACCGAGTTCACACGAAATCAAGTTATCTGGTTCAAATTAAACCTCTAGAACTGATCTACAACATATTCCGAACACACAGATGTGATTATTGTTCATTTTAGTTCACTATCAAGCCCTAGATCTAAGATCCATGTCCTGTTCTTCGACGTTCAAACGAAATCAGATAGTTCTTGGTTAAATCAACATGATTTCTCACCTTTCCCATGATCTAAGTTCATTAAACCAACTTAAATATGGATTACGAGCAACAAACTAACAATGAAGTGAatatggtgatttcgcttgaaatcaccTGAGACTGTGTGTTTGAAGCGAAAtggaacaactgatgctttcaaGCGAAACGGAACCACTATTTATAGACGtgcccatttcgtacgaaatggacaaTGAAGCCTTTACAAGCGAAATGATCATTTGAAACGAAATGGCCATTTTGTGCGAAatggtcatttcgtttgaaatttcaatttttcaaactttttcaaaatttttaactttttgattttcttttaccaacacacccagttaaccaagtccaagttaatgaccctggtcaactgtttagcctaccaagtccaagttaatgaccttggttgaccaaTTTATGAAGTTGCTGATTTTCTGAAACAAATtttaagttcaaattaatgaacttttaaacatttcaagCAATTTCCAACACATTTTCACAATTATCTGCTTATCCAACCCTCATGATCCAAACTTGTTCAGCATTCTAAGACTTTGATCATCAGATCCCAACgtctgttgtcgaaaataagatgaaaatcaaatctttttggattttaaatttTGCTAAACAAACAgacaatctttttggatttttgataaacaataaactgtacacacatatttttggtgagcgtgttaggggatcatatcagctactAAAATGATACAcgtaccgttaagctttgattaCATATTCAACATTAAACAATTCATAgtgattgccgatatactgatcctcttaagctttcacacaaacttcaatctgttcaggatacgaatttagtgttttaaatgcTTAACTTTTACGCGTGTACCACcccagaatatactcccgtatccagaccactatattcagtcttacaggtgagtgcacactaatgatatctgtaatgggtgaatgcgaggccatgagagctcaggctagaactttcgttcaatcagagagatgatggctcgactttaggtgggtcccctttggggatcttctttacaacatcacatgattagcattttgcaatgtttcatcattttttacaCTGAGGGGAGGCTTTATGAATAAAGCTTTGAAGAGTATTATacaaggactaggctattgcttccgcaaaatcagaagtcctggtataataccccagatatcatcacgtacaaagacctagtatgtcagaaatagagtttttcaaacaggatttcaggtgttacctatatatccgagagatgttccccacgtaaaagcaagttatgattttatgtttatatcccaaacaaacttactaaatgtgtaaaaacctatcgacacatcatcagcgagactgcttaacacatttttaaattttacaattctttagcgtactgcatctgtctagctgatgtactatcatttcccctttttacaca
Coding sequences:
- the LOC110931402 gene encoding uncharacterized protein DDB_G0283697-like, which produces MNNLLSPHDIFYKHLQLHNHNFANDEQVKKLEKKVEEVLVENKKLEDREKKLEKRVKTVEAENLSLLKRVKADQAEIDIMKVRITELEEEKARRDKQNKYFKLKKKELEAANAKKEHVEEVRALRQAAIEAEMKNKNPHPISAVSGIFEEDVEVDDVINEDEEGDEDDEEEEDDEAKKDDADDGSSGIKVTEESNEENVDDYLQDDANEEPENAEGEGEHVDDKNVDESEKLILRLEPDVEEDDTHCESTFKFDFEEELNQFYINQQPDYQYKYVEEANNYDRVEVEDCSDEESVNVDTSDFPTLVEFFSHENIDELRRRVEECLKDKNFDGTSKDEQREERKKWFRKDTERKFKQPLKFYKRDRDVSLGDVISWGFLPQVNAYAIRREYGVQYFAYIQDIMSLPWWDVEELPKVRTLNYPVRKHDVPIWGLMKYEAFKDFKHWKPHYPKKVKRVDLVTGSEETILQIKKPRVIKNIL